One Alicyclobacillus acidoterrestris DNA window includes the following coding sequences:
- the aroH gene encoding chorismate mutase, with product MKVRGIRGATTVNEDTPEEIFAATKELIEEIVRLNDIDVDDVASVLLTLTPDLSSAFPAKAVRSLPGWQWVPLMCARELDVPNSLPRSVRVLLHVNTEKAQSELVHAYLGEAVQLRPDLARD from the coding sequence ATGAAAGTTCGCGGGATTCGTGGTGCCACGACGGTAAATGAAGACACGCCAGAAGAGATCTTTGCTGCGACGAAAGAATTGATTGAGGAAATTGTGCGCCTCAACGACATCGACGTCGATGATGTGGCGAGTGTGTTGTTGACGCTGACGCCCGATTTATCCTCCGCGTTTCCCGCAAAGGCAGTTCGCAGCCTGCCTGGATGGCAGTGGGTGCCGTTGATGTGCGCGCGGGAGTTGGATGTTCCAAACTCCTTGCCGCGCAGTGTTCGCGTGTTGCTGCACGTCAATACCGAGAAGGCGCAGTCTGAACTCGTCCATGCATACTTAGGCGAAGCCGTGCAGTTGCGCCCTGATCTCGCGCGGGACTAA
- the aroB gene encoding 3-dehydroquinate synthase, with product MSTLHVKSKTGDYPVVADGHVLEKLGEHLVALNTPKDTRVTIITDETVGQLPFAKTAIQSIEDAGYRTQCLEVPAGDQSKSLAVASTLYPKLLAFGMRRSDLIVALGGGVIGDLAGFIAATYLRGIAFVQAPTTLLAHDSSIGGKVGVNLPEGKNLVGAFYPPRAVLYDLSALAHLPARQWINGMAEVIKHGIIGNPQLFEQLEAQPLTSCPDAAVLEPILTAAMKVKIDVVEADEREASRRQVLNIGHTLGHAIEQRSHYQLGHGEAVSIGLVLEAKLAVARGLLDEQTARRIEVVLANHGLPTAPPRDDWNEVAALIDVDKKHGSTLWTFALPTAIGDVAIVKDVSKAEVEVVYQRALEEAE from the coding sequence ATGAGTACACTCCACGTGAAGAGCAAAACCGGCGATTACCCAGTGGTGGCCGATGGGCATGTCCTCGAGAAACTTGGGGAACACCTGGTGGCGCTCAACACGCCAAAGGACACGCGCGTGACCATCATTACGGATGAAACCGTCGGCCAATTGCCGTTTGCGAAAACGGCTATCCAGTCGATTGAAGATGCGGGATACCGTACCCAATGTCTAGAAGTACCTGCGGGTGACCAAAGCAAGTCCTTGGCCGTGGCCAGCACACTCTATCCGAAGCTTTTAGCGTTCGGCATGCGCCGCAGCGACCTCATCGTCGCGCTGGGCGGTGGTGTCATTGGCGATCTCGCTGGCTTCATCGCCGCCACCTACCTCCGGGGCATTGCGTTCGTGCAGGCACCGACGACCTTGCTTGCACACGACAGCAGCATTGGCGGAAAAGTCGGCGTGAACTTACCCGAAGGAAAGAACCTGGTCGGCGCATTTTACCCGCCGCGTGCCGTCTTATACGACCTCTCGGCACTGGCGCACTTGCCTGCGCGGCAGTGGATAAACGGGATGGCGGAAGTGATTAAGCACGGCATCATCGGCAATCCGCAACTGTTTGAGCAGTTAGAGGCACAACCACTGACGTCGTGTCCAGACGCCGCCGTGCTGGAGCCGATTCTCACCGCGGCCATGAAGGTGAAAATCGACGTGGTCGAAGCCGATGAGCGCGAGGCGAGTCGGCGTCAGGTACTCAACATCGGGCATACGCTGGGGCATGCCATTGAGCAGAGATCGCATTACCAATTGGGGCACGGAGAAGCTGTTTCCATTGGGCTTGTGCTGGAAGCGAAACTCGCTGTCGCACGCGGTCTTCTCGACGAACAGACGGCGCGTCGGATTGAGGTTGTGCTTGCCAACCACGGTTTGCCGACGGCGCCGCCGCGCGACGATTGGAACGAAGTTGCAGCACTTATCGACGTCGATAAAAAGCACGGCAGCACGCTGTGGACATTCGCGTTGCCGACGGCGATTGGCGACGTCGCGATTGTCAAAGACGTGTCAAAAGCGGAAGTGGAAGTAGTGTATCAGCGGGCCTTAGAGGAGGCGGAATGA
- the aroC gene encoding chorismate synthase, protein MRYLSAGESHGPGLTVVIDGFPSNLPVSKEYIDEQLRRRQMGYGRGFRQRIETDTVEVTSGIRFGRTLGTPITMNVVNRDFKNWTDRMAVFGEKPEDLKEIYRPRPGHADLAGAIKYDHEDIRNVLERASARNTATIVAAGALAKQLLEQFGIEVTAHVVELCDVVAKDLPDSLDELRARADASEVRCADAGAEAEMIRRIDEAKENGDTVGGIFEVIVRGCPIGLGSYAMPDRKLDGRLAGALMSIQAIKGVEIGLGFEAARRFGSKVHDPIAYANGSYLRATNGAGGLEGGVTNGEDVVVRVAMKPISTLYKPLPSVNMKTKETELAAIERSDYCALPAASVVGENVVAWVIADALIEKLGGDSLEQMQDNYEKYRERVAKR, encoded by the coding sequence ATTCGTTATCTTTCCGCAGGTGAATCCCATGGACCGGGATTGACCGTTGTTATTGATGGATTTCCTAGTAATCTCCCTGTGTCCAAGGAGTATATCGACGAGCAGCTGCGCCGTCGGCAAATGGGCTACGGACGCGGGTTTCGGCAACGTATTGAGACCGATACAGTCGAAGTCACCAGCGGGATTCGCTTTGGGCGGACGCTAGGCACGCCGATTACGATGAACGTCGTCAACCGGGACTTCAAAAACTGGACCGATAGAATGGCTGTGTTTGGCGAAAAACCGGAAGATCTCAAAGAGATCTACCGACCGCGCCCAGGACACGCCGATTTGGCTGGCGCCATCAAGTACGACCACGAGGACATCCGCAACGTGCTCGAACGCGCGAGCGCCCGCAACACGGCGACGATTGTGGCGGCTGGGGCACTTGCCAAACAGTTGCTGGAGCAGTTCGGCATCGAGGTCACCGCACACGTCGTCGAGTTGTGCGATGTGGTTGCCAAAGATTTGCCGGATAGTCTCGATGAGCTCCGTGCGCGGGCGGACGCTTCCGAAGTGCGTTGTGCAGATGCGGGCGCAGAAGCCGAGATGATTCGGCGCATTGATGAGGCCAAGGAAAATGGCGACACAGTCGGCGGCATTTTCGAAGTCATTGTCCGCGGTTGTCCAATTGGGCTCGGCAGCTACGCAATGCCAGACAGGAAGCTCGACGGTCGACTCGCAGGCGCACTGATGAGCATCCAAGCTATCAAAGGCGTCGAAATTGGACTCGGCTTTGAAGCCGCACGGCGGTTCGGGTCGAAAGTACATGATCCGATTGCGTATGCAAACGGCAGTTATCTGCGCGCGACGAATGGGGCAGGGGGCCTCGAAGGCGGCGTGACCAACGGCGAAGACGTGGTTGTACGCGTCGCGATGAAGCCCATTTCGACCCTCTACAAGCCACTGCCGAGCGTCAATATGAAGACCAAGGAAACGGAACTCGCCGCCATCGAGCGCTCGGACTACTGTGCGCTGCCTGCGGCGTCCGTCGTCGGTGAAAACGTGGTGGCGTGGGTCATCGCCGATGCGTTAATCGAAAAACTCGGCGGCGATTCCTTGGAACAGATGCAGGACAACTACGAAAAATATCGCGAGCGAGTGGCAAAACGATGA
- a CDS encoding zinc-binding metallopeptidase family protein — protein sequence MRDLITRLAQEIAPSGSERALMSQWMQDLKEVADETLVDTLGNGIAIKRGEGPHIMLAAHADEPGLMVIDIDADGFLRVIAMGTLEPAALVSRQVEFTNGVRGVIGLEDGVKLADASLNHLYVDIGANSREDAGQRVQIGLGGVVVQPLYELTGNRLAGRALDNRVGCAIAIAAFRELAAAGRHVTLALTTQNAVGGRGARTAAYQINPDLALIIDAAPASDVPSGKATALSLGKGPAIKIMDGTAIVPLAVKDHLIAAAGTLGIDVQYEVWPGGKSDAGAVQLSVDGINIGGVSYPARYVGATQTVVDLADVDNALKLVLEAAKTYEVR from the coding sequence ATGAGGGACTTGATTACGCGCCTCGCGCAAGAAATCGCACCGTCTGGGAGCGAACGCGCGCTGATGTCGCAGTGGATGCAGGATTTGAAAGAGGTGGCAGACGAAACGCTCGTCGATACCCTCGGCAACGGCATCGCCATAAAGCGTGGGGAGGGGCCGCATATCATGTTGGCCGCGCACGCGGACGAACCTGGTCTGATGGTGATTGATATCGACGCAGACGGGTTTCTGCGCGTGATTGCGATGGGCACATTAGAACCCGCTGCGCTTGTTTCTCGACAAGTCGAGTTCACCAATGGTGTGCGTGGGGTGATTGGCTTGGAGGATGGCGTGAAACTGGCAGACGCATCACTCAATCACCTCTATGTCGATATTGGTGCCAACTCCCGTGAAGATGCGGGACAACGAGTACAAATCGGCCTTGGCGGCGTCGTTGTGCAGCCGCTTTACGAGTTGACCGGCAACCGCTTAGCAGGGAGAGCGCTTGACAACCGCGTCGGCTGCGCTATCGCCATTGCGGCATTCCGTGAGTTGGCTGCAGCGGGTCGTCACGTGACGCTCGCGTTAACCACTCAAAACGCTGTTGGGGGCCGTGGCGCGCGCACTGCCGCCTATCAGATAAACCCTGATCTCGCGCTCATCATTGACGCCGCGCCTGCCAGCGACGTGCCATCCGGTAAAGCGACGGCGCTGTCGTTGGGGAAGGGACCTGCGATAAAAATTATGGATGGTACCGCGATTGTGCCACTCGCCGTCAAAGATCACCTGATTGCGGCCGCTGGAACACTTGGCATTGACGTGCAATATGAAGTGTGGCCAGGTGGCAAATCCGATGCTGGTGCGGTTCAGTTGTCCGTAGATGGCATCAACATCGGCGGTGTTTCGTATCCGGCCCGATACGTTGGCGCGACACAGACGGTCGTCGATTTAGCAGACGTCGACAACGCGTTGAAACTGGTACTGGAAGCGGCCAAAACGTACGAAGTGCGGTGA
- a CDS encoding M42 family metallopeptidase, whose protein sequence is MLLKRLSEAMGPSGFEDEIRNVIREEVTPLVQDIRTDVLGNLLVNNGGVDKPGPRVMLDAHMDEVGLMIVQVCESGRENGLLKFRALGGIDPRVLVSKPVFIGEARIPGVIGAKPIHLQAASERRKPLAMDQLYIDIGARDAKEARSLVKPGDVAIFATQFGEIGEGAIKGKSFDDRLGCALLIEALRESYDLPLFGAFTVQEEIGLRGAQAAAYGINPDIAIALEGTVCFDVVGAPSHGQSTVMGAGPALTVQDGQTIADRRFLDFMIHVAQKHGIPYQLRRVKGGSNDFGAIHKVRAGVIGGGISVPVRYIHAPAQVASLDDFNNSLLLLKAVLREIEQGGFSL, encoded by the coding sequence ATGCTATTAAAACGATTGTCGGAGGCGATGGGGCCATCTGGTTTCGAAGACGAAATCCGCAACGTCATTCGCGAGGAAGTAACCCCACTCGTTCAGGACATCCGCACGGATGTGCTTGGTAACCTGTTAGTCAACAATGGTGGAGTCGATAAACCTGGACCGCGCGTGATGCTCGACGCCCATATGGACGAAGTCGGTTTGATGATCGTCCAAGTGTGCGAGAGCGGTCGTGAAAATGGATTGTTGAAGTTCCGGGCGCTTGGCGGCATCGACCCGCGGGTTCTCGTCAGTAAGCCCGTTTTTATTGGTGAAGCGCGGATTCCAGGCGTGATTGGCGCGAAACCGATACATCTTCAGGCCGCCAGTGAACGGCGTAAACCGTTGGCGATGGATCAACTGTATATCGATATTGGTGCCCGGGATGCCAAGGAAGCGAGATCGCTCGTAAAGCCAGGAGATGTTGCGATTTTCGCGACGCAGTTCGGAGAAATTGGGGAGGGAGCTATCAAAGGCAAGTCGTTTGACGACCGGCTTGGGTGTGCGTTATTGATTGAAGCGCTGCGCGAATCGTACGATTTGCCGCTGTTTGGCGCCTTCACCGTCCAGGAGGAAATTGGGCTGCGCGGCGCACAGGCAGCTGCTTACGGCATCAATCCCGACATTGCCATTGCGCTCGAAGGAACGGTCTGTTTCGATGTCGTCGGTGCGCCATCACACGGTCAGTCGACCGTCATGGGTGCCGGACCGGCGCTCACCGTGCAGGACGGACAGACAATTGCGGACAGGCGGTTCCTCGATTTCATGATTCACGTCGCACAGAAACACGGCATTCCGTATCAACTTCGCCGCGTCAAAGGGGGAAGCAACGACTTCGGTGCGATACACAAGGTTCGGGCAGGTGTCATCGGCGGCGGGATTTCCGTCCCGGTTCGCTATATCCACGCTCCTGCGCAAGTGGCTTCGCTCGACGACTTCAACAACTCCCTCCTGCTGTTAAAAGCGGTGCTTCGGGAGATAGAACAGGGAGGGTTTTCGCTATGA
- a CDS encoding M42 family metallopeptidase, whose amino-acid sequence MAGYKHLETLRELVTLHGGPGFEHQVRDRIRAAFSEYTTDLRVDTLGNLIGVVAGEGEGSRPRILLSAHMDEIALVVSRIEEGGFLRVAQTGGFDPRTLVGQEVYVHTREGRYLGIVGSKPPHLTAPEERTKAAPLEELFIDIARPESSVRKLVQIGDRVTLARDVYSLQNDRLAGKSLDNRTSVAIILETLEVLKKLRHTADVYAVASVQEEVGVRGAATVGYGVDPDIAIAIDVTFGDFPGQAADEGFELDGGPAISYGPNLHMKVFRHLTAIADREGIPYQVELSQGPVGADARAFQIARAGIATALVGIPLRYMHTSVETGAYRDIVACGRLLAQYIADVDAATVEDLSCY is encoded by the coding sequence ATGGCAGGGTACAAGCATCTCGAAACGTTGCGCGAACTGGTCACACTGCACGGTGGCCCTGGTTTTGAACACCAGGTGCGAGACCGGATTCGAGCAGCGTTCTCGGAATACACAACAGATCTGCGCGTGGACACGCTCGGCAACTTAATTGGTGTCGTCGCCGGGGAAGGGGAAGGCTCGCGTCCCCGGATTTTATTGTCTGCCCATATGGATGAAATTGCACTGGTCGTGTCGCGCATTGAGGAGGGCGGATTTCTCCGCGTCGCGCAAACTGGCGGATTCGACCCACGAACGCTCGTCGGCCAAGAAGTCTATGTACATACCAGAGAGGGGCGGTATCTCGGTATTGTCGGATCGAAACCGCCACATCTCACAGCGCCAGAGGAACGCACGAAAGCGGCGCCTTTGGAGGAATTGTTTATCGATATCGCGCGGCCCGAATCCTCTGTCCGCAAACTGGTGCAAATCGGGGATAGGGTGACGTTGGCACGCGATGTCTATTCGTTGCAAAACGACAGGCTCGCCGGCAAATCACTCGACAATCGGACGAGTGTCGCCATCATCCTGGAAACGCTCGAAGTTTTGAAAAAGCTACGGCACACGGCGGACGTCTATGCCGTTGCCAGCGTTCAAGAAGAAGTTGGCGTGCGTGGCGCGGCAACGGTTGGCTATGGTGTCGACCCGGATATCGCCATTGCCATTGATGTTACATTTGGCGATTTTCCGGGCCAGGCAGCCGACGAGGGCTTCGAATTGGACGGGGGACCTGCGATTTCCTATGGACCGAATTTGCACATGAAAGTGTTCCGGCACTTGACCGCCATCGCGGACAGAGAGGGCATCCCGTACCAGGTTGAGCTCTCGCAGGGACCTGTAGGCGCGGATGCACGGGCCTTTCAAATTGCGCGCGCAGGAATCGCAACGGCGTTAGTCGGTATTCCTTTGCGCTATATGCACACGTCGGTCGAAACAGGCGCGTACCGCGACATCGTGGCCTGTGGCCGCCTCTTGGCCCAGTACATTGCGGATGTCGACGCGGCCACAGTGGAGGACTTGTCATGCTATTAA
- a CDS encoding IS110 family RNA-guided transposase, giving the protein MYFVGIDIAKRNHEACMIDSTGQSQGKTLRFPNTQAGGQKLIQWMQNVDHDLSSTEVAMEATGHYWLALHSFLRKHGIRVRVINPIQSDAFRNMYIRQTKNDTKDAFIIAEVLRFGRYSTTELGSDEIVALRQLSRFRFSLVDSISDLKRQVISVLDMLFPEYERLFSDLFGKTSSELLMEYTTPEEILAVDTEELAAFIAKHSRNRLGLDKAEELKSAAAASFGIDTALDAYRLQLRLLLQQIRFTEEQLDSLNSEIKKRLEAVDTNLVTIPGIGPVLAAAILGEIGDIARFPTGVKLVAFAGIDPTVRHSGEFTGTRNRMSKRGSPYLRRAIWLAASVAKVHSPILRDFYEQKRAQGKHHLAATGAVARKLTYIIHAVLRDKKPYEPIA; this is encoded by the coding sequence ATGTATTTTGTTGGTATTGATATTGCTAAGCGTAATCATGAAGCCTGCATGATCGATTCAACTGGGCAGAGCCAAGGCAAGACTTTGCGCTTCCCAAATACTCAGGCTGGAGGCCAGAAGCTCATTCAGTGGATGCAGAATGTCGATCACGATTTGTCATCCACAGAAGTCGCAATGGAGGCCACTGGTCACTACTGGTTGGCTCTACACTCGTTTCTCCGTAAACATGGCATACGGGTGCGTGTCATCAACCCCATTCAGTCGGATGCCTTTCGAAACATGTACATTCGACAAACCAAGAATGACACGAAGGATGCATTCATCATTGCTGAAGTGTTGCGCTTTGGACGATACAGTACGACAGAACTCGGCAGTGATGAAATTGTTGCCTTGCGTCAATTGAGCCGATTCCGATTCAGTCTGGTAGACTCAATTTCAGACCTAAAGCGACAGGTCATCAGCGTGCTAGATATGCTGTTTCCCGAATACGAGCGACTCTTCTCAGACCTATTTGGTAAGACGTCCTCCGAATTATTGATGGAATACACAACACCGGAAGAGATCCTTGCCGTAGATACAGAAGAACTGGCGGCCTTCATTGCCAAACATAGTCGGAACCGTCTCGGACTGGACAAAGCGGAAGAACTCAAATCTGCCGCTGCTGCGTCGTTCGGCATCGACACAGCACTGGACGCGTATCGACTGCAATTGCGCCTGCTTCTCCAGCAGATTCGCTTCACAGAGGAGCAATTGGATTCACTGAACAGTGAGATCAAAAAGCGTCTCGAAGCCGTGGATACCAACCTTGTCACAATTCCAGGTATAGGTCCCGTCTTGGCTGCTGCCATTCTCGGTGAAATTGGCGATATAGCCCGATTTCCAACTGGCGTAAAGCTCGTTGCATTCGCCGGAATTGACCCTACAGTGCGTCATTCAGGAGAATTCACCGGAACGCGCAACCGAATGTCCAAACGTGGCTCACCTTATTTGCGCCGAGCCATCTGGCTTGCCGCAAGTGTCGCGAAGGTACACAGTCCAATTCTCAGAGATTTTTACGAACAGAAGCGGGCTCAAGGGAAACACCATTTAGCTGCAACCGGCGCCGTGGCGCGTAAATTGACATACATCATTCATGCCGTCTTACGGGATAAAAAGCCATACGAGCCAATCGCGTAA
- a CDS encoding pseudouridine synthase, giving the protein MYEFTVSDAEAGRKLSTLLSNTHGMSRRFLRKVIQTDGVLCNGAPVLLSYIVCSGDKIQVVFPAEDSNVEPEQMDIEICYEDDNIVIVNKPAGILTHPSARERKGSLLAGVAGYLAARDLVPHSIHRLDKYTSGAIMFAKHAHAHHLYDAALRNNWIHRHYVALAFTEDSPPLHTWQTFQDFIAQDPNKPSRRVIGNETNGQIAITHMCPIARIAEVSVCVFRLETGRTHQIRLQMAARGMPLVGDRDYTYAYSGRTPTRSAAYYEKMLPHQALHAYELVWRVRAQDELSKVYAKPAATLEELWSLLGGSPSLDALVRDVVNNSLD; this is encoded by the coding sequence TTGTACGAGTTTACTGTCAGCGACGCCGAGGCGGGTCGCAAGCTTTCCACGCTGTTGAGCAATACCCATGGTATGTCGCGTCGATTCCTTCGCAAAGTCATCCAAACCGACGGGGTGCTGTGTAACGGCGCACCTGTCTTGCTCTCCTATATCGTTTGCAGTGGTGACAAAATTCAAGTTGTGTTTCCCGCGGAAGACAGCAATGTCGAACCAGAACAAATGGACATTGAGATCTGCTATGAGGACGACAACATCGTCATTGTCAACAAGCCAGCAGGGATTTTGACCCATCCGTCGGCGCGGGAGCGAAAAGGGTCTCTGCTGGCAGGCGTGGCCGGCTATTTGGCCGCCCGTGACCTTGTCCCACATTCCATCCATCGCCTCGATAAGTACACATCCGGTGCCATTATGTTCGCGAAACACGCACATGCGCACCATTTGTACGACGCTGCGTTGCGCAACAATTGGATTCATCGCCACTACGTCGCGCTTGCGTTTACGGAAGACTCGCCGCCGCTTCACACGTGGCAAACGTTTCAGGATTTCATCGCGCAAGATCCCAATAAACCCTCCAGACGCGTCATTGGGAACGAAACGAATGGACAAATCGCCATTACGCACATGTGCCCCATCGCGCGCATCGCAGAGGTTTCTGTTTGCGTGTTTCGCTTAGAGACCGGCCGTACACACCAAATTCGTCTGCAGATGGCAGCGCGAGGAATGCCCCTTGTGGGCGACAGGGATTATACCTACGCATATAGTGGGCGCACGCCGACACGGTCTGCCGCCTACTATGAGAAAATGCTGCCGCATCAAGCGTTACATGCATATGAGTTGGTTTGGCGCGTGCGGGCGCAGGATGAACTTTCGAAAGTTTACGCAAAACCAGCAGCCACGCTTGAAGAGCTATGGTCATTGCTCGGTGGCTCGCCGTCGTTGGATGCGCTTGTCCGAGATGTGGTGAATAACTCGCTCGACTGA